The Saccopteryx leptura isolate mSacLep1 chromosome 5, mSacLep1_pri_phased_curated, whole genome shotgun sequence nucleotide sequence ACATAACAAAGAAGCTCACCTGCTTGATCCTAACTAGGAGTCAATCGTCTCAGGATTCCTGTGCTGCTTTCATCAGAGCCGGATGTCCCATGGGCCTCTGAAAATGAAGGCCACCCAGTGCCGGAGCAGTACTTCTTCTCAGAACTAACTACTTTTAGAGCTGGATGTTGAATAACCCtgtattttccttcctctttttcactTGATCCCTCACCTATATACATCCATGAAAGGCTTAACTGCAGTGAAAAGTTTGGGTTGTTTTGTAGGAATTTTTTGGTTTATAGTCCATCAGCCTTCTAATATCCCCAAAGAGTCATGCTGTCAGGTTACAGGCGGAATCCACAGAAGCTGACTGGTTGGAAATGGCTGCTCCTCTGCCACTCTGGGAAACCCCACAATGAAAGCAGGAGTCAGGGTTGAGTTCGTTCCAGATAAATAGAGAAGTTGTGACTTACTTGGTTCAAGCAGCAAACTTAAGCCAGTTTGGtattaaataaaacaagtcaCTCATATGAATTTTGAAAACTGAGGATGTAAATGAATGAGCAGCAAGGGAAGGGGATTTAAAAATCTCTTGGAGGAAGTCAGGGTGTCCCTGGTTTGAACTTCAGTGCCACACTGTTAATACAAAACCTCTGACCAGTGGGCCAAGGTCCATCGGGAAACACGTGGCCAAGATGAGCTTCACACTGCAAAGGAGAAACACCTCTGTCATTTCTCCACCGAAAGAAAGCCCTTTACATGAAAGGAAACAGATGAACCCCACGGGGCCACCCAGCGTCTGGCATCTGTGTGGGGGAAAGTCCACTGAAATTGATTAAGCATGCAGAGCACAGCAGTGGTACACGGCTCTGTGTTCTGTCAGTGAGAGTGTGAGCCAGGTACTGAACATAGACCTTGGTTTATTGAcccataaaatagaaataattgtaCTTATTTAATAGAGCTGTTGTGACAATTAATTGATATAATGCATATAAAGCAATAACAAATTTCTGGGTGAGTACTCAATAATGATGTTGTGCgagtgtattattattatttatttatttttttgtatttttctgaagctggaaacgggaagagacagtcagacagactcccgcatgcgcccgaccgggatccacccggcacgcccaccagggggcgatgctctgcccctccggggcttcgctctgtcgcgaccagagccactccagcacctgaggcagaggccacagagctatccccagcgcccgggcaatctttgctccaaaggagcctcggctgcgggaggggaagagagagacagagaggaaggagagggggaggggtggagaagcagatgggcgcctctcctgtgtgccctggccaggaatcgaacctgggacttctgcacgccaggccaacgctctaccactgagccaaccggccagggctattattattatttttgacaataagactatgctctgctcatctgcttGCTTCTGGTGTTTTACAAAACCAGAACACTTGAAGACACAGGCTATCAAAATAAATCCATTATCTGGATTTAAGCACTCTCTCCTACTAAGCTCACAGAGGGAGCATATGCTGATGTTACTTACCTGCAGTGTCACTCTGATGGTCCATGACACACTGCAGAgtggagaggaaggtggggagatGCCGTTCACGCCAGGCCTTTGCTACCTGTCCCTATTCAAGAGACAGTAAAGGGCCAGCTCCTCCTTTCAGATCGTCACTCTGCTCCCGGCTCTGGAGGGCCGGGACCAGGATAGACTGCTCAGACAGGGGCTCAGGAAGGCTCTTTCTCTCCTTGGCAGGGCCCAGAACCATGGGAGGGAGGGGTCAGAAGCAGCAAGAGGAGAAGCTCGGTGTGCTGCAGTGACAACAGACATGCTAAGGACAGGAGAGCTCGTCATGGCACTAGGGGCTGCATCAGGGAAAACCAGACAGATACCACAGAGAAGCTCACCTGCTTGCAGACAACCTCTGTGCGAACTGATCCGAACGAGGTGTCCACTCGTCTCAGGATTCCTGTGCTGTTTTCATCAGAGCCGGATGTCCCATGGGCCTCTGAAAATGAAGGCCACCCAGTGCCGGAGCAGTACTTCTTCTCAGAACTAAGGGAGACATCCCCAGCGTGACAGCTGCTAAGACCGTTATGGACACACAAATAGCATTTTATGTCCTACTTCATTTTTCTCCCGAGCAGATAggatcccctccttcctctgccagATCCCAAGGCCACTGCTGTGACAATAAATTCCACAAGAAGTTTGTCCACTGCATCTTCACTATTAAAAACAATGTCCCATCACAGCAAAAGGATTTCCTATTCCTTTGATATGGAAGGCTTACCTCTCAATGTTCAACAAGGACCTAAAAACACTAGGAGCTTTGTGAACTGTGTTGCCAATTAACAGATCAAATCCATGTGTTCTAAATGAAGACCAGGGGGAAATCAAAATGAAGTAAGAGTGGTCAAAGGAGGGCATCACGAGCTTGGCTTATCAGAGAAG carries:
- the MSRB2 gene encoding methionine-R-sulfoxide reductase B2, mitochondrial isoform X2, which translates into the protein MARLFRRLWSLRFREAPLRVVPFWPASCVLRARASHRDAGSLTKHEPSLAKGEWRKKLTPEQFYVTREKGTEPPFSGIYLKNKESGMYHCVCCNSPLFSCHAGDVSLSSEKKYCSGTGWPSFSEAHGTSGSDENSTGILRRVDTSFGSVRTEVVCKQGQVAKAWRERHLPTFLSTLQCVMDHQSDTAAEAPLEQRLPGRWG
- the MSRB2 gene encoding methionine-R-sulfoxide reductase B2, mitochondrial isoform X1, which codes for MARLFRRLWSLRFREAPLRVVPFWPASCVLRARASHRDAGSLTKHEPSLAKGEWRKKLTPEQFYVTREKGTEPPFSGIYLKNKESGMYHCVCCNSPLFSSCHAGDVSLSSEKKYCSGTGWPSFSEAHGTSGSDENSTGILRRVDTSFGSVRTEVVCKQGQVAKAWRERHLPTFLSTLQCVMDHQSDTAAEAPLEQRLPGRWG